In a genomic window of Pangasianodon hypophthalmus isolate fPanHyp1 chromosome 19, fPanHyp1.pri, whole genome shotgun sequence:
- the LOC117599695 gene encoding immunoglobulin alpha-2 heavy chain isoform X2, protein MITVLVALCLLTSAKPSNIKELQVQKVKRGENVSIKCDDLSSDKNKLVWFKQSFGKVPQWVGREVESSFRVGAGFNDGRFSISVNKNLLNLNIKEIKEEDTGTYFCAELLESSLHFGSGTLLVVEAEEMKRHPPTLKVMENGESLTLQCSVQAFNSSCEEQSMYWFRHGSRESHPGIIYTHGDGSDECKKSSEAGSPTQSCVYTLPKRKLTTSDNGTFYCAVAACGQILFTNGTEVKVAGENGI, encoded by the exons ATGATCACAGTCCTTGTCGCTCTTTGTCTCTTAACATCAG caaAACCTTCTAACATCAAGGAGCTTCAAGTTCAAAAAGTAAAGCGTGGAgaaaatgtttctataaaaTGTGATGACTTGTCcagtgataaaaataaattagtttgGTTCAAACAGAGTTTTGGAAAGGTTCCTCAGTGGGTAGGGAGAGAAGTGGAGAGCTCATTCAGAGTCGGTGCAGGATTTAATGATGGACGTTTCAGTattagtgtaaataaaaatctgcttAATCTCAacattaaagaaatcaaagaagaGGATACAGGAACATATTTCTGTGCAGAATTGCTGGAATCTTCTCTACACTTTGGATCTGGAACCCTTTTGGTTGTTGAAG CTGAGGAGATGAAACGGCATCCTCCGACTCTAAAGGTGATGGAGAACGGAGAGTCGCTCACACTCCAGTGTTCAGTACAAGCGTTTAATTCAAGCTGTGAAGAACAGAGTATGTACTGGTTCAGACACGGCTCAAGAGAATCTCATCCAGgaatcatttacactcatgGAGATGGCAGTGATGAGTGTAAGAAGAGCTCTGAGGCTGGTTCTCCTACACAGAGCTGTGTCTACACTCTCCCCAAGAGGAAGCTCACAACCTCTGATAATGGAACGTTCTACTGTGCTGTGGCTGCGTGTGGACAAATCCTCTTTACTAATGGAACTGAAGTTAAAGTAGCAG
- the LOC117599695 gene encoding immunoglobulin alpha-2 heavy chain isoform X1, giving the protein MITVLVALCLLTSAKPSNIKELQVQKVKRGENVSIKCDDLSSDKNKLVWFKQSFGKVPQWVGREVESSFRVGAGFNDGRFSISVNKNLLNLNIKEIKEEDTGTYFCAELLESSLHFGSGTLLVVEAEEMKRHPPTLKVMENGESLTLQCSVQAFNSSCEEQSMYWFRHGSRESHPGIIYTHGDGSDECKKSSEAGSPTQSCVYTLPKRKLTTSDNGTFYCAVAACGQILFTNGTEVKVAGYSCTDQAHVLFLLLIFRVGVLAIMLIIFTIVLIILKLRSD; this is encoded by the exons ATGATCACAGTCCTTGTCGCTCTTTGTCTCTTAACATCAG caaAACCTTCTAACATCAAGGAGCTTCAAGTTCAAAAAGTAAAGCGTGGAgaaaatgtttctataaaaTGTGATGACTTGTCcagtgataaaaataaattagtttgGTTCAAACAGAGTTTTGGAAAGGTTCCTCAGTGGGTAGGGAGAGAAGTGGAGAGCTCATTCAGAGTCGGTGCAGGATTTAATGATGGACGTTTCAGTattagtgtaaataaaaatctgcttAATCTCAacattaaagaaatcaaagaagaGGATACAGGAACATATTTCTGTGCAGAATTGCTGGAATCTTCTCTACACTTTGGATCTGGAACCCTTTTGGTTGTTGAAG CTGAGGAGATGAAACGGCATCCTCCGACTCTAAAGGTGATGGAGAACGGAGAGTCGCTCACACTCCAGTGTTCAGTACAAGCGTTTAATTCAAGCTGTGAAGAACAGAGTATGTACTGGTTCAGACACGGCTCAAGAGAATCTCATCCAGgaatcatttacactcatgGAGATGGCAGTGATGAGTGTAAGAAGAGCTCTGAGGCTGGTTCTCCTACACAGAGCTGTGTCTACACTCTCCCCAAGAGGAAGCTCACAACCTCTGATAATGGAACGTTCTACTGTGCTGTGGCTGCGTGTGGACAAATCCTCTTTACTAATGGAACTGAAGTTAAAGTAGCAG GTTACAGTTGTACTGATCAGGCACATGTGCTGTTCTTGCTCTTAATTTTTAGAGTTGGAGTTCTTGCCATCATGCTCATTATCTTTACAATAGTCctcatcattttaaaattaagatCAGATTAA